A region of the Deinococcus seoulensis genome:
CACCGAGCGGGCCAGATCGTTGTCCGTCCGCAGGTCCAGCGTCAGCTCCATCTGCTCGGGCTGCACCTTCAGCCGGAGCCGCTTCTGGAGTTTTGCCAGATCCTGCGCCAGCGGCACGGTCGGCACGCCGTCCGGCACCTCACCCAGCGCCTCGCCGACCACCAGTTGCCGCTCGATCAGGCGCAGCGGCAGGTCACTGTCCCAGCCGAACACGCTCAGGGCCGCCTCGTTCAGCTCATCCAGGCCCGGCAACGCCCGCCCGCGCAGGGCCGCCAGGGTGTTCGCCAGCCGCGTCGCCTCGATCACGGACGCGCTGCTCGCCTCCAGCCGCTGTTCGCGCAGCAGCCGCGCCACCCGCGCGAACCAGCGTTCCGTCACGTCGCGCCGCGTCGTGAACAGGTGATGGTAGTACCCCGGCGACCGCACGCCCGCCCCGTACCCGCTGCCCGTGCTGAGGCGACCGTGCGTCCACGGCACCCAGGTCAGCGTGACCTTCGCCTTCGGCAGGCCCTTCAGGATCGCCGCGTCGTCCTTCGCCTTGAAGGCTTGTACGTCCAGCGCGGGTGCATGCCACGCGCCGCACACCACCGCCACCCGCCCCGCCCCGCCCTTCACGGCCGCGCGGATCGCCTGCCGCATCCACGCCTCACGCGCCGCCTCCCGGCCCGACGCCGCCGGAGCGTCCGCCCGCACGGCCCGCATCGCCTCGTTCACGGCCTCGAACACGTCGAAATCATCGCCGCGCGCCTCGACCAGCGTCTCCCACCACCGCTCGAAATCCGCGTACCCGGCCGCCTCCGCCAGCACCCGGAGCGGATCGCTGTGCAGATCATCCGCCTCGTCACCTTCGCGCTCGCCTGCCAGCGATACCGATGCCGGAAGGTCCATGAACCGCGCCGCCGCCCCGGCCCGCGCCGCCCAGCGGAACGCCACGAACTCCGGACTGAACGCCGCAAACGGCCAGAATGAGGCCCGCGCCGGATCGTCGTTCACGTAGCCCAGCAGCGCCACGGGCGGCTTCATGTCCTCCAGCGCCAGGAACGGCAGCACGGAATCCGCATCGGACGGCCCCTCGACCAGCACCACGTCCGGATTGAGCTGCGACAGCGCGTGCTCCAGCGACCGCGCACTGCCGGGGCCGTGATGACGGATGGGGAAAATGGAGATCAATGATGTCACGGTCAGACCTCAGTAGAACTGGCAGGACGCGAACCATTCGTCCGTACCAGTTCGCTTTCCGACGTAAAGCGTGCCGTTGTCTGCCCACATCAATTGCGCTTTCTCCTCGCTGTTAATCTGAAGCACGAAGGGAGGATTATCGCCCCGCTGCCCGCCATCTACTGTTTGTGTGGCGCTGACGAACTCGACCTCGTGCTGGATTGTCGAGGCGAATCCGCCCACCTTGCTTCGAGCAACGTTGAAGCCGTGGATTTCCTCAGGAAGGTCATCCTCAAGGCTAAGTCCGTCCGGCAATTTGAGTTGCGCGTCGTCATATGCGGGGTAGTCGGTGATCAGTTGCCACTGGCATTCAAACCCTCGCATCCAGTGCCAGGGCTGCTGTGGAGGCTCCACCGGGATCAGGTCGGCCACAGTCGGGTAGGCCCTGAGTGTCCAACTTCCCGGCATGAAACGCCGCTGTATGCAGTCCTCTGCCACGAAAAGAGTCAGGAGGGCGTATTGCTTCAGTTCATCTGGGAGGTAAGGGGCCTCCGTCAGGTTGAGTTGCGCGATGAACTGCATGGGACGCTCCTGTGTGTCCAGGGGCCAAGTCTCGTGTGGCCGCATGACTGGAATCAATCCAATGTGTGAGGCCAGTGGTCTGCGGGTTGGCATGAATCCCCCAACTTGCAGGACGCTGGCTGGTCGAGCGTTCAGACGTCTGAACTCCTCGAGAAATTGCTCGACTTCCTCTTCCGACCATTCCCGGTCGTCCATGTCCGTCATTCAGCTCACCGCCCGGCAGGCTTTATAGAAGTCTTTCCAGTCGTCGCGTTTCTTCGCCA
Encoded here:
- a CDS encoding DUF5682 family protein, producing MTSLISIFPIRHHGPGSARSLEHALSQLNPDVVLVEGPSDADSVLPFLALEDMKPPVALLGYVNDDPARASFWPFAAFSPEFVAFRWAARAGAAARFMDLPASVSLAGEREGDEADDLHSDPLRVLAEAAGYADFERWWETLVEARGDDFDVFEAVNEAMRAVRADAPAASGREAAREAWMRQAIRAAVKGGAGRVAVVCGAWHAPALDVQAFKAKDDAAILKGLPKAKVTLTWVPWTHGRLSTGSGYGAGVRSPGYYHHLFTTRRDVTERWFARVARLLREQRLEASSASVIEATRLANTLAALRGRALPGLDELNEAALSVFGWDSDLPLRLIERQLVVGEALGEVPDGVPTVPLAQDLAKLQKRLRLKVQPEQMELTLDLRTDNDLARSVLFHRLNLLGVPWAAERYAGGRGTFKEAWALAWKPEFSVRLVEASRSGQTVQDAATAVATDAARNAGTLTELTTLLEAVRYADLEGALPVALAALDARAAGNADVSDLLEALPPLARLARYGDVRGREGESNALAGATFRTLLTRAGVGLPLAAVGIADDAAELLRGHVSGADAAVRLMGDPDALTGWHAALDRLAGRDDTPPLLHGDAVRRLRDASVLDGAEVQRRLGLALGAGAPTGITAWLDGFLGDSGALLIHDPALLALLDDWLTGLDAPAFQGTLPLLRRVFSRFEKPERRAIGESLRGGRTVRGAARELNGERALRVVPVVLRLLGVTA
- a CDS encoding DUF1963 domain-containing protein, which produces MTDMDDREWSEEEVEQFLEEFRRLNARPASVLQVGGFMPTRRPLASHIGLIPVMRPHETWPLDTQERPMQFIAQLNLTEAPYLPDELKQYALLTLFVAEDCIQRRFMPGSWTLRAYPTVADLIPVEPPQQPWHWMRGFECQWQLITDYPAYDDAQLKLPDGLSLEDDLPEEIHGFNVARSKVGGFASTIQHEVEFVSATQTVDGGQRGDNPPFVLQINSEEKAQLMWADNGTLYVGKRTGTDEWFASCQFY